CACATGGGATTTTACAATTataaacttttaaaatatgacgacatcaatcacgtgaccgcgGGAAAAAAGTCGATATCTAAAGTTCTGGGTGAAATAACAGTAAGAAACTTTCGAAATACGACAAATTATGCATGTCGTTATGAAAGcctcacttttttggaatttgttcGTGATTTACttcaataaaaacatatagcaggcaacttgacagtacagcaggtaactcgtcatgcactgggaatatcgtcgttattaaagcttcacttttttgcaTTTGTAACCCAACCATAGTAAAGCTGGCAGGCAACTCAGCAGGCAACTCGGTGAagttagcaggcaactcaaatGTGATAATTAGGTAGGAATTACGGTGCAGGTTAAGATGTGTAAATCACCTGCAAGTgccaaaagtgaacatttaacaacgacgaatacgatatttccAGTATATGATTTTATTCGAGTAAATCACTAATATAGTAAATAGTACTACGCATCAATGATCTCTTTACGTGTTTGATCAGTGGTGGCGGCGATACAACGTGAGATTGCACGGCGCTTAAGAACTCTTCCACTCAGAGAAGCATGACCAGGCTACCGCTACATGGAAagtattttactttttatctAAGGAAAATGCTGCCTCAACTAACTTGGTTACTAAGTGCTAAGCGAAAGTGCGGTCGCTTTTAAGTTATCGCATGCTGTACCGGTACCTGTTTCTTAAGCCATGCCGCTGATATCTTAACTAAAGTTAATGAATGGATAATGACATTTAGTTGGAATACTGATACAGAATAAGAATGGTTTTGATACCAAGTCTAGACAGGAAAAAACGATTGAGGTAGAAATAGAATCCGCTatgattttcaaaatgtttcgGAACTGTTCTGGTCTCAAATACATGATATCTTAAAAAGTGAGCTAATTAATGCAAATTGAATTACTATGGAGTGATAATTTAAACTGTTTACCACCATATCGTCCGGATATGAGCTTGTCTGGCATCTCGTAGTAGCGAATGTGTAGTTACAGAAAATACAGGCTCAAACGCcctggaatttccagagggaaggggggggggggggggggggggggaagggaaaAGCCCTTTTTTCTTAACAGTTACATATCCATGGATATTATGGGTATGGaaattttctggaactacgcAATACTCATTCATCCGCGTAGGTTAAATTGTTAAGCCGTGTGTGCTTACACTATCACACTCATATAAGACAGGTAAAAGGCATGCAGTTTAAAAAACCACGTGCTGTGCTTTGATTAATTTCCCACTCATTAGTGAAAATCCGACATCCGACAAGTACACTTGAGAAAAATACTTTTGTCCGCTCCAGTACCACAGCCTCGGTTGTAACGATCACTTCTCCTATCGAAAAAATCTTTTAGCGCCTCTTTCTGTAAGTGTGTGATTGCAGAGGCGCATAGGTCGAGGAGCCAGGAGGGGTCGAGGAGGCCAgggtaaaaaaagaaagaaatgtctCTGAGCTAGAATCTAAATGTCCATAAAAAAATTCCCCGTCGGGAATGGAATGGGCTGTCTATAGTTAACAAATTAATTGAGTGTGAGAAATATTCGAATTAATAAATCTTCGGAGCAACACTTAGAGTAGGCAACCTTACTTGTCACAGCTGCATTTTCAGGTGGCTAAaagtaatgaaaaaaaaagtggcGTGTATATATTGCAATTCTAAAAGCTCTTCGATAGAACCTTCTCGACTTGTGAATAAACAAAGATCATCTCACCTTTGATGACCAATCAGACGCACGTCTGTCTAGAACCGCGCTCTGCAATATCAACAGAGCGGTCAATATATAAGAGCTAGCTAGCGAAATATATAAGACTCCAGCAAGCTTGACTGCGCAGAGCACGCGTTTTCTCTCTTGTTTCTTAATGGGTGATCGAAGTCAGTATTTCTCCATCGAAAATCTCCTCGGCTTGAAGCAACCAATCAAGAGCTTCCCTACAGAGAAAAATGGCGAGGGTAACCATATTATGTCGTAGTTTAATACTCTGTGTAGAAGAATCTTCACAACTGTGGAGAACTAGTCAACAAAAGCTTTTACTAAGTTGTATTTAGGTTTCCGATAATAAGCACTGTGTAAGAAATGATATGGAttaaaaagatgtttttttaaaagcatgGCCAACAATTCTCATTAAGGTCAATATTCATATTATAAAAGATAATTCTTCCAAACAATGCGAGAGTGCGAGACGCAAAACGGTTACGATATATTATACTAAGAATAGTCCAAATCCTAACTTGCGTAACGCCCTCATAGTAAATCCCGATTTCGGCGGGTAAATTTGCCTCGAACAATAAACGAAGATGTGAAAGAAGAATGTGAAAAAGTGATAAACCTAAATATCATAAGAACTTCATTTTTTAGTTAGCGGTTAACTAGCAATCTCTAATAAATGGATTAAATTCACTTTTAATTTCCCGAAAACTATTCCCATTGTTTTTCCGTTCTAGGGTCCCAAAGAAAGCGCAGGACTTACAGGAGAAAGCTCTTCACCGATACGCAATTAGAGTCTCTAAACACCGCCTTCGCTAGGCAAAAATACCTCTCTTCAAAAGAACAAGGCGAGCTTGCAACCACCCTTGGCCTGACTTCAAAGCAGATCAAGACGTGGTTCCAGAACAAGCGTTACAAATCAAGACAAAAGGAAATGAAAAACCTGTTCTGGCTTGGCGGAGGGTGCCTTGGAGCGCTGTACCAAGATAAAAGCACACTTCCGCCACTCACGCTTGGCTTTCAACACCATTACAACTACTGCAGTAAAGACGTTCAAGAGATGCTACAGCCTCTTTGTAAATGGCGAGGTGCATGGACTTCGCAAGAAAGGGCTCCTTGGCCTAGAGGGGAGGTTACATGTCCTAGCCAAGTGAACTTGACACGGCAGAGTCAAGGCCAGGTTACTTGGCCCTCAAAAGGGGTGACTGCGTGTCATAGGCAAAGGAGCCTCGCACAACAGAGTCAAGGCCAGGTTACTTGGCCGAGGAATCGGGACTTTACTTCAAGGCAATAGTTTTTTTGAACTTTAAGATGATTTGGCTTGAAGTAACGGTTGGGGCACAGCCGCCAGAGACTGTAGctcgccaaaaaaaaattcaactttCAAAAATGCTTTTGATGCGTGATAAAGAAGTGTTACGTGACGCAATACCATCAATAATGCATCTTAGCTGATTTTATTAGACGATTATAGTAATTCCATTCAATGattaatattatatattaccACAGGGCCGCTGTAGTTTTGATGCCTGTACGATGAACAATCAGACTGATTACTATATTAAACTTGCCAAGTCAGGGGGGACTCGGACACAAAGTATACTTATCTTAATCAACCTCTTTGTGCGGTGTTCTCCCTTAATTTCTCAcgtccctttttcttttccccTCCTGTTCTTTCTCACTTTCACCGCTCCACCCCAGGGCGCGCGCAGTCTTCTCAGCCGCAAAAAgccttcttttcttttgaagaatagcaaaaaaataaaagaagagaAGCAAAACGagtgtgcccccccccccaactcaGCCCATCTTGCCTAAGTGCCTATTGTCTCTTCCATCTCTCTATTGTACAGCTCTTTTGATCAGATGATGGAGTTTACGCTACTTGTGTAACCATCACTCTTAACGTGCTCGGCAGAGGAGAGCAATGGCCTTCTTTCTCCCTCCACCTCCGTCTTATTCGGAGAGTACTTGGTCCGCGCTTTCTGTCGCTCTTTCTGTATGTTGCCAGCGTCCAGCTCAAGCCTAGAGTACTTctccttgaaaaaaaataacattggGATGCAGCCAGCGCAGATAGCCACCATGCACCAGTTCATCCATACAGTCCCTGCGGAATTGAGAGTAATTTGTAATTACAGTTATGTCATGACTTTTTCGTCAAAAATTCTCCCTTGTTTATTGAAAAAATGATACAGTAACGCTCTTTGATTTTTAGAATGTTGGCCGAGGGGGTCGAGTTACTCGGCGGCGGTTACACAGCGCGTCGTTTAAAAGTTCGGAAGCTCGTAGGTACAGAGCTCGCTGTAGGAgcgaaaccaaggcaaataGATCCAGTCAAAGTAGGGATACGTGCTTTATTCAATACTAACAAGGCATTAGACTTCATTTCAgggtcaaattatcctatagctCGTGTTATgacaatgtttttctttttgtacaTAGTGTCCCATTGCAGCACGATGTTGCTGGAAGACGATGAAAAAGTTTGATTCATGTCCAGCTTTTATCCACAATCCGCCTAAATTATCCGTTTGGGTCCATCAAGGGAGGCGAAGAGACTATGTGCTTGCTTAAGTCTTATTTCTTCCGTTATTTTGAGGGATATGTCTTTCTCAGACCTCTCTCGACTTCCCGTGGGGAACAGGAAGCGGAGAAGCATGTGatgttagaaaaaaataacaaagactCCCTAGTCTTTGTTAGGTATTGTTAAAGAACCGTTTTACCAATAGGCAAAAACTTCCCCATATTTCATTAGAAAGTGGGGGATACTGTAGTtgaatatataatatatagatttaggcattgcctaaaagcggagctccaaacgaccaaatctttgctaattttcgcttaataatacatattattaataatatcaAATATCATTTCTGTTTTTAACGACGTCAACGATGtcacagatcacgcgaccAACTTGTTATGCCCCCTTTGCCCCACATATACATGAAACATGACAAGTTcagttgtcatacgatgtttcggcgtcaggctggttttgatttattgacgtcacgtgaccatctcattgcaccccacttgaaacatacatcaCACCCTCAGCGAGTTTTGTTGTCACACGATGTCTCTTTGatgaaatatttatattttttattttgatgatgcAGCTTATTCTTtattctagtgacgtcattgataaggtcacaatcacgtgaccatattggtgcacgcCCATgacaccttcatgacacacaccaagattggttgttatatgatgttttgttcatgagatatggatatttttgttccCAATGAAATCGGAATAGtttgcttttagtgacgtcctcgatgacgtcacaaatcacgtgaccattttttgcaccccccttgacacaagcatgacacctgccaagtttggttgtgaaacaatgtttctttcaagggatatgaatgtttttaatCTTATTGTTTGCTTTAAGTGaggtcatcgatgacgtcatacaacacgtgaccatattgttgcatcccccttgacacctacacgtcatctaccgagtttggttgcgatacgatgtttccttcgtgaaatatataatttttttgcttctagtgacgtcatcgatgacctATAGGGGCACCCCTTGTTACAaacatgacacataccaagtttggttttcATATGATTTTGTTTAGGAGATATTAATATAGATATGACATCGGTTTTTCTAAAGTGActtcatcgatgacgtcacgtgacatcacgtgaccatatccTGGAaccgcccttgacacatacaggACACCAACCAAttgttatacaatgtttctttcacgagatatgaatgttttttatcttgatgacgtcagcatattttgcttctagtTAAGTCATtggtgacgtcacaatcacgtgactatattgttgcatcccctttgacacctaccgagtttggttgccatatgatgtttccttcgtgaaatataaatactctttgttttgatgacgtcagcatatttttgcttttagtgacgtcatcgatgacgtcacaaatcacgtgaccacatatttgcacctcccttgacacatgcatgacacctgccaagtttggttgtcatacgatgcttttaaggtgattcccttgaattgcacagCGCACCCCTTTTTGCTTTAGTGGCGCGCGCTTTTTATTCTAATTcgaatgaaaacttgccttagatattttcacgcaaaaaataacct
The sequence above is a segment of the Nematostella vectensis chromosome 2, jaNemVect1.1, whole genome shotgun sequence genome. Coding sequences within it:
- the LOC5521160 gene encoding homeobox protein NANOG, translated to MGDRSQYFSIENLLGLKQPIKSFPTEKNGEGSQRKRRTYRRKLFTDTQLESLNTAFARQKYLSSKEQGELATTLGLTSKQIKTWFQNKRYKSRQKEMKNLFWLGGGCLGALYQDKSTLPPLTLGFQHHYNYCSKDVQEMLQPLCKWRGAWTSQERAPWPRGEVTCPSQVNLTRQSQGQVTWPSKGVTACHRQRSLAQQSQGQVTWPRNRDFTSRQ